Part of the Bacteroidia bacterium genome, ATGGTCATTTTACTATCCTGATGGAAAGTTAAAAGAGGAAAAGTTCTATAAGGATAACAAGGAAAACGGAGAAGCGAGAGAGTATTATGAGAACGGCAACCTTAAAGCCTCTGGAATATACAGAAATGGACTAAAAGACTCGGTTTGGTATGTTTATGAGCCTAGTGGAAAAAAACAATCAGTTACTATCTACAGCGCAGGTGCTTTGATTAGTACGGTTGACTTATCTAAAATTACCTTCCAATATACCTACCCTTCTGCCCAAACAGTAGAAGCTGAGAAAGTTCTAATTACTAAAGACAATGGTTTTGCGGTGCTTTGTACAGAAGGACAAGAAGGTAAGCGAAACATAAAGGTAATGAAATTTGACAGTACAGGAAAAGTAGAATGGGAAAAAGTACATAATACTCCCGAGGATGAAATAGCCCACGGTATGTGCCCTACTGCAGACGGAGGTTTCATGGTAGTAGGAGAGGTTGGTAAACCAGAAGCAAAAGATATTATAATTGTTAAATTCTCCTCTGTGGGAAATGTAGAAGCCTCAAGAACCTATGGCGGACCTAAAAATGATGTGGGATATGATATTAGACAAGCGCCCAACAAAGACTATGTTATTTGTGGATATACAAATAGTTCAGGCGCAGGAGAATACGACATTAATGTGATACGAATAGGAGAAGATCTTAAAGTTAAATGGAATAGAACTCACGGGACACCAAAAACAGACATGGCATTTAGCTTTGAGCTTATTGGGGGTGCAGGGTCAGAAGAATTTCTAATTATAGCAGGTGAAAGTAATAATACTGCTGCTGGTGATGTTGATCCCTATGTAGTGAAATTAAATGGATTATTAGGAGATACTGTATGGACAAGAATATACAGCGGTGTGGGTAAAAAGGACGAGCACATTCGCCAAATTATACAAAGTATAGATAAAAAAGGATATATTATATTTGGTTCATCTAACAGTTTCAAAACTGCACCTAACAACAATATTCCTCCGTATGATATGTGGGCAATGCGTATAGAAGAAGATGGAAGCACAAAATTGAATAAATCTTACGGGGGACCTCTGGAAGATAGAGGATACGCTATTGCTTCCTCTCTTGATGGGTATGTTTTGGTAGGTTCTACTAACTCTAAAGGCGCTAAGGGGGATAATATCTGGTTTGTTAAAGTAAATGATAAGCTTATTAGAAACGATGCAGGAGAAAAAGACTTTGGTGGTACAGGTTCAGACATTGGTAAATCTATAGCAAGGTGTAGAGATGGAGGATTTATTATAGTAGCAGATAGCGAAAAAACAAAAGGCGCAAAAGCTTTAATGCTAATTAAAACTGATAGCAACGGTGGGGTAAATCCTGAAAACATAAAATAATTCAACGAACCTGGGTACCAAAAAACCTTTGTAGAAATACAAAGGTTTTTTATTTTTGCTTTGATGTTTGCTCCTTCATTAAACTTGTATCTTGTTGTAAGCGCTATACTTTTTTCTATCGGAACCATAGGAGTGCTTACACGAAAAAATGCTATTATTTTATTCATGTGTATAGAGATGATGTTAAATGCAGTTAATTTAACTTTGGTAGCATTCTCTTCTTATCTGGGTCGTAGTGAAGGTCAGATGATGGTTTTTTTTGTAATGTGTGTAGCTGCGGCAGAAGCTGTGGTAGGTTTAGCAATGTTAATAGCCATTTTCAGGAACCACCAGAGTGTAGATTTGAGCAGAATAAATATCTTTAAGTGGTGATGGCTGCAAATAATTTTTGTCTGTGTGTAGTTAGGTCAAAAAAGAATTTTCAAATTAAAGATTGTTGAATCGGTAGCAGTTCCAACTATAAAAATTTGATCAGTACAATCTTGCTGCTTATCTATGTACAACTTAACAGTCGTAATATCTAGTTTGTTTGTTTTATTATCAGCTTGTGTACAAAAAAACAAAACACCAGAAAAGCATCAACTTAATGGGGAGCATAAAACAAAGTCTGATATTGCGGGTACAGTAGATATCTCCAAACTTAAAAAAGTCAAAATAGTTACTTCAATCGGTGAAATTGTGGTTGCTTTGTATGATGATACTCCTATTCACCGAGATAATTTTATTAAGTTAGCCAAAGAAAAAACAATTAACGGAAGTACCTTTCATAGAGTCATAGATGGTTTCATGATTCAAGGTGGGGACCCTACAACCAAAGATCCAAATTCAAAAATACCGCCTGGGCAAGGTGGTCCTGGGTATACTCTTAAAGCAGAAATTAGACGAAATCATTTACACAAAAGAGGAGCAGTGGCTGCAGCA contains:
- a CDS encoding toxin-antitoxin system YwqK family antitoxin, which translates into the protein MRTFINKVLAAVSALLLSKVSLFAQPTNLKKEENKLPDGSVETYTYYKNEQKQEVKHGEYKKVSKEGKVIEEGNYDEGKRDGVWKFYYPSGDLREVATFKANMRDGQYEFYNNKKALQKKGQYAKNRMVGQWSFYYPDGKLKEEKFYKDNKENGEAREYYENGNLKASGIYRNGLKDSVWYVYEPSGKKQSVTIYSAGALISTVDLSKITFQYTYPSAQTVEAEKVLITKDNGFAVLCTEGQEGKRNIKVMKFDSTGKVEWEKVHNTPEDEIAHGMCPTADGGFMVVGEVGKPEAKDIIIVKFSSVGNVEASRTYGGPKNDVGYDIRQAPNKDYVICGYTNSSGAGEYDINVIRIGEDLKVKWNRTHGTPKTDMAFSFELIGGAGSEEFLIIAGESNNTAAGDVDPYVVKLNGLLGDTVWTRIYSGVGKKDEHIRQIIQSIDKKGYIIFGSSNSFKTAPNNNIPPYDMWAMRIEEDGSTKLNKSYGGPLEDRGYAIASSLDGYVLVGSTNSKGAKGDNIWFVKVNDKLIRNDAGEKDFGGTGSDIGKSIARCRDGGFIIVADSEKTKGAKALMLIKTDSNGGVNPENIK
- the nuoK gene encoding NADH-quinone oxidoreductase subunit NuoK, with the protein product MFAPSLNLYLVVSAILFSIGTIGVLTRKNAIILFMCIEMMLNAVNLTLVAFSSYLGRSEGQMMVFFVMCVAAAEAVVGLAMLIAIFRNHQSVDLSRINIFKW
- a CDS encoding peptidylprolyl isomerase — protein: MYNLTVVISSLFVLLSACVQKNKTPEKHQLNGEHKTKSDIAGTVDISKLKKVKIVTSIGEIVVALYDDTPIHRDNFIKLAKEKTINGSTFHRVIDGFMIQGGDPTTKDPNSKIPPGQGGPGYTLKAEIRRNHLHKRGAVAAARLPDILNPHRESSGSQFYIVQAGPVKPEELTMMENYFGIQYTDEEKKIYYTLGGRPDLDMQYTVFGEVISGMDVVDKIAKVPRDAQDKPLQDIRMELQIVE